The genomic window AATTGGGCCCCTACTGGCAGGGGGCACCAATGGTACCTCCATTGTATCTTTTAATACCTGGTCTTCTTCGTTATCcattaaatcatcatcttgaaAATCATCACTGAACATAAATGAATCATCTAAAAGGTCATCTTGTTCTGACTTCGCAGTTGTCGGGGGAACATTTTCGCCAGCAGGTCCTGTCTTCGGAGGCTCACTCATAGAtgtattttgtttattctGCTGATCGATGGAGGCAGCGTTCCTAATTGGTCTGTTAGTTTGTTGTGGAGTTTCAAtaggaatattattatgtggCACACCTATCTTTCCAATTTGGCGTCGTTTTGTAGGTACCGCTGAATCTGATGCGTCCATTGTGTTTGATCTTGAGTTCTCACTGATTTCATCAGAAGGTCTAAACAGATTTCCCTCATCAAAATCGGGTGGATCAAATTTGACTTTATCGATCTTGGAAAGGAAATCTTTATCATATAAACAATTTCCTAACGCATTCCCAAATCCCCTTAGTGCTCTCTTGAGAGCATCTGTGACAGCTGATTTCTTAGCCCTTTCGAAGGCAGCTGGCTTCCTACGTTCATTCTCTACAGTACCATATCCTATATCTTCTCGGTATGTCCCATTTGCCAAAGTAACACGCACTATAGCTGTACACCCTATACTAAATTTCCCTTGTCTTTCATCTAAGAAGTCTATAGTGACATTTTTAACTTCTGTAGACCATCCATTATATCCAAAAATTTGATTAGCTAGATTAATGGCTCTCCAACCTTCAATATATGCCACTCTACTAGAGCCA from Naumovozyma dairenensis CBS 421 chromosome 3, complete genome includes these protein-coding regions:
- the RAD52 gene encoding recombinase RAD52 (similar to Saccharomyces cerevisiae RAD52 (YML032C); ancestral locus Anc_5.575) — encoded protein: MEEKKPTSLVNEEIQAKLDKKLGPEYISKRIGFGSSRVAYIEGWRAINLANQIFGYNGWSTEVKNVTIDFLDERQGKFSIGCTAIVRVTLANGTYREDIGYGTVENERRKPAAFERAKKSAVTDALKRALRGFGNALGNCLYDKDFLSKIDKVKFDPPDFDEGNLFRPSDEISENSRSNTMDASDSAVPTKRRQIGKIGVPHNNIPIETPQQTNRPIRNAASIDQQNKQNTSMSEPPKTGPAGENVPPTTAKSEQDDLLDDSFMFSDDFQDDDLMDNEEDQVLKDTMEVPLVPPASRGPIINEPVTFVTAKAATTLQNKAQVTDDSIFDPKYQAQSIKHTIDQTTSKHVPADTLKEKGVSPSREELYQKFAPKGKQLDSNTTNHQQTESPESSTTTAKPSSQQHAFVTNQTTQKPSTTAQTSRFAPPSKVIHPNPALSSTMSANSSKSMRREIGRPKINPLQMRKPTP